The following coding sequences lie in one Bacilli bacterium genomic window:
- the purH gene encoding bifunctional phosphoribosylaminoimidazolecarboxamide formyltransferase/IMP cyclohydrolase produces the protein MAIKRALISVSDKKGIVPFAAQLAKMGVQMISTGGTKTLLEQNGVPVIGISEVTGFPEIMDGRVKTLHPAVHSGLLAVRDNAEHTRQMQELGLDYIDLVVVNLYPFQQTVAKPNVKYEEAIENIDIGGPTMLRSAAKNHAFVTVVVDAADYDEVLEQIAANGDTSLELRKRLAAKVFRHTAAYDSLISAYLSEQTGDPLPERFTVTYEKVQDLRYGENPHQQAAFYRKPLAKAGSITTAEQLHGKELSYNNINDANAALQIVKEFQEPAVVAVKHMNPCGVGLGTNVLEAFKKAYESDPVSIFGGIVAANRTIDQATAELLHGIFLEIVIAPDFTPDALEILAKKKNIRLLKLGEGTLAARDPELLLTSVEGGALVQSADLKQIAAADLKVVTDRQPTEEELRQLLFGWKVVKHVKSNAIVLVKDNMTVGVGAGQMNRVGAAKIAAEQAGEKAKGAVLASDAFFPMSDTVELAAKAGVTAIIQPGGSIRDEDSIKAANAHGIAMVFTGVRHFKH, from the coding sequence ATGGCGATTAAAAGAGCGCTAATCAGTGTATCAGATAAGAAAGGCATTGTACCGTTCGCGGCTCAATTGGCAAAAATGGGGGTGCAAATGATATCCACCGGAGGAACGAAAACGCTGCTTGAGCAAAACGGCGTTCCCGTAATTGGCATCAGTGAAGTAACCGGTTTTCCGGAAATTATGGACGGGCGCGTTAAAACGCTGCATCCGGCGGTACATAGCGGCCTCCTCGCGGTTCGCGACAACGCCGAACATACAAGGCAAATGCAGGAACTCGGCCTTGATTATATCGATCTGGTTGTCGTCAACCTGTACCCGTTCCAGCAGACGGTTGCCAAGCCTAACGTCAAATACGAAGAGGCGATCGAAAATATCGATATCGGCGGTCCGACGATGCTCCGTTCGGCGGCCAAAAATCATGCGTTCGTGACGGTCGTCGTCGATGCCGCCGATTACGACGAAGTGCTGGAGCAGATTGCCGCAAACGGCGATACGTCGCTGGAATTGCGCAAACGGCTGGCCGCCAAGGTGTTTCGTCATACGGCAGCCTACGATTCGCTTATTTCCGCGTATTTGTCGGAGCAAACCGGCGATCCGCTGCCGGAACGGTTTACCGTCACATATGAGAAAGTGCAGGATCTGCGCTATGGCGAAAACCCGCATCAGCAAGCGGCTTTTTACCGCAAACCGCTGGCGAAGGCGGGCAGCATTACGACTGCCGAGCAGTTGCACGGCAAGGAACTCTCCTACAACAACATCAACGACGCCAATGCCGCGCTGCAGATCGTAAAGGAGTTTCAGGAGCCCGCGGTCGTCGCCGTCAAGCACATGAACCCGTGCGGCGTCGGCTTGGGAACGAACGTGCTTGAAGCATTTAAAAAGGCCTACGAATCCGATCCCGTATCCATCTTCGGCGGCATCGTCGCCGCCAATCGGACGATTGACCAGGCAACCGCCGAGTTGCTGCACGGAATTTTTTTGGAAATTGTCATCGCGCCGGATTTTACGCCGGATGCGCTGGAAATATTGGCGAAAAAGAAAAACATCCGCTTGTTGAAACTGGGCGAAGGAACGCTCGCGGCGCGCGATCCCGAGCTCTTGCTCACGTCTGTCGAAGGCGGGGCGCTCGTGCAAAGTGCGGACCTGAAGCAAATTGCCGCCGCCGATTTGAAGGTGGTTACCGACCGTCAGCCGACGGAGGAAGAGTTGCGTCAGCTTCTGTTCGGGTGGAAAGTGGTCAAGCATGTGAAATCGAATGCCATTGTCCTGGTGAAAGACAATATGACCGTAGGCGTAGGCGCGGGGCAAATGAACCGCGTTGGGGCGGCGAAAATCGCCGCGGAGCAGGCGGGAGAGAAAGCGAAAGGCGCCGTGCTTGCCTCCGACGCCTTTTTCCCGATGAGCGACACCGTTGAGCTGGCGGCGAAAGCGGGCGTAACGGCAATCATCCAGCCGGGCGGCTCGATCAGGGATGAAGATTCGATCAAAGCGGCGAATGCGCACGGCATCGCAATGGTGT
- the purN gene encoding phosphoribosylglycinamide formyltransferase — protein sequence MARKPFRIAVFASGNGSNFQAIVDSAHSGELDVRVELLVCDRPQAFVVERATRVGVPVFAFCPRDYGSREEYERVIVDKLRDMRIDLVVLAGYMRLITPVLINAYDGRIINIHPSLLPAFPGVDGIGDAFAYGVKVTGVTVHFVDHGMDTGPIIAQVPVPIRENDTKETLAERIHAEEHRLYPEVIRWIREGRVKLMGRKVRID from the coding sequence ATGGCGCGGAAACCGTTTCGCATTGCCGTGTTTGCCTCGGGCAACGGCTCCAATTTCCAGGCGATCGTCGATTCGGCCCATTCTGGGGAACTGGATGTGCGGGTGGAACTGCTTGTCTGCGACCGCCCGCAGGCGTTCGTGGTTGAACGCGCAACGCGCGTGGGGGTGCCCGTATTTGCTTTTTGTCCGCGGGATTACGGCAGCAGGGAAGAATACGAGCGCGTCATCGTGGACAAATTGCGGGATATGCGGATTGATCTGGTCGTGCTTGCCGGTTACATGCGGCTGATTACCCCTGTGCTGATCAATGCATACGACGGACGGATCATCAATATCCATCCGTCATTGCTGCCCGCTTTTCCCGGCGTCGATGGCATCGGCGACGCATTCGCGTACGGCGTGAAAGTTACCGGCGTTACCGTGCATTTTGTTGATCACGGGATGGACACCGGACCGATCATCGCGCAAGTTCCCGTACCGATCCGCGAAAACGACACGAAGGAGACCCTGGCGGAGCGCATTCACGCGGAGGAGCACCGGCTCTACCCGGAAGTCATTCGCTGGATTCGGGAAGGCCGCGTTAAATTGATGGGCCGCAAAGTACGGATCGACTGA
- the purM gene encoding phosphoribosylformylglycinamidine cyclo-ligase: MSDAYKQAGVDISAGNEAVERMKRHVKRTFRPEVLADLGGFGGLFGLDGKKYEDPVLVSGTDGVGTKLKLAFAMNKHDTVGIDAVAMCVNDIVVSGAEPLFFLDYLACGKVVPEKIEAIVSGVAEGCVQAGCALIGGETAEMPGMYDADEYDIAGFAVGIVERKAIIDGTTIAPGDAIIGLSSSGLHSNGFSLVRKLLLQDRGMQLTDTVPELGPIARLGEVLLAPTRIYVKTVLNLIRRVTVKGISHITGGGFIENIPRILPDRVNAHITYGTWQIPAVFNLLQETGNISHYDMFRTFNMGVGMVLVVPAEQADLAVRIAAETGEQAAVIGTITPGGKTVTFAGVRV; encoded by the coding sequence GTGTCCGATGCATACAAACAGGCCGGAGTCGATATCTCCGCCGGAAATGAAGCCGTGGAGCGCATGAAACGCCATGTCAAGCGAACCTTTCGTCCCGAAGTGCTTGCCGACCTGGGCGGTTTCGGCGGGCTGTTCGGCTTGGATGGGAAAAAGTACGAGGATCCCGTGTTGGTATCGGGCACTGACGGCGTCGGCACCAAGCTGAAACTTGCCTTTGCGATGAATAAACACGATACCGTAGGCATCGACGCGGTGGCGATGTGCGTGAACGACATCGTCGTGTCGGGCGCGGAACCGTTGTTTTTTCTCGATTATCTTGCGTGCGGCAAAGTCGTGCCGGAAAAAATCGAAGCGATCGTAAGCGGCGTAGCCGAAGGGTGCGTGCAAGCCGGCTGTGCGCTGATCGGCGGCGAGACGGCGGAAATGCCGGGCATGTATGACGCCGATGAATACGATATCGCCGGATTTGCCGTCGGCATAGTCGAGCGCAAAGCGATCATCGACGGAACGACGATTGCGCCGGGGGATGCGATCATCGGGCTTTCATCCAGCGGGTTGCACAGCAACGGCTTTTCGTTGGTGCGCAAGCTTTTGCTGCAGGATCGCGGAATGCAATTGACCGATACCGTACCGGAGCTTGGGCCCATCGCGCGGCTGGGCGAAGTGTTGCTTGCGCCGACCAGAATTTACGTCAAAACGGTCCTGAACCTGATTCGCCGTGTCACCGTCAAGGGCATATCCCATATAACCGGCGGCGGATTCATTGAAAACATTCCGCGCATTTTGCCTGATCGCGTGAATGCGCACATAACGTATGGCACATGGCAAATCCCCGCTGTCTTCAATCTGTTGCAGGAGACGGGCAACATCAGCCATTACGATATGTTCCGCACATTCAATATGGGTGTGGGCATGGTGCTGGTGGTTCCGGCCGAGCAGGCGGATTTGGCGGTCCGCATCGCCGCGGAAACTGGCGAGCAAGCGGCGGTTATCGGAACCATAACCCCGGGCGGGAAAACGGTCACGTTTGCGGGTGTGCGCGTATGA
- the purF gene encoding amidophosphoribosyltransferase: MPYEVNSDMPRWQGRFYNDMFGREAIFDTLREECGVFGVFGHPQASSLAYYGLHALQHRGQESAGICARDESGIFRYHKGMGLAKEVFDNDRLRELTGATAIAHVRYSTAGESKLGNAQPLIFKYRAGDLAIATNGNIVNAARLRREFEREGSIFQTSSDTEVLAHLIARSRHDHIVAAVRESLQQLIGGFAFLIMTNDTLIAALDPHGLRPFVMGKIGDSTVFASETCAFDTIGASYERDVEPGEMIILDKSGIRSEKFAAQARRATCVMEYVYFARPDSDLRQINVHAARKRMGKQLALESFVDADVVTGVPDSSISAAIGYAEQTGIPYELGLIKNRYVGRTFIQPSQALREQGVKMKLSAVRKVVEGKRVIMIDDSIVRGTTSLRIVNLLREAGATEVHVRITSPPFKYPCHYGIDTPTRNELIAAEKSVEEIRQAINADSLYFLSKEGMLEAIGGTLSEPNRGLCTACFDGNYPTVIPVEERSGVKRV; encoded by the coding sequence ATGCCTTATGAAGTGAATTCGGACATGCCGCGGTGGCAGGGACGTTTTTATAACGACATGTTTGGCAGGGAAGCTATATTTGACACACTGCGGGAAGAATGCGGCGTTTTCGGCGTGTTCGGCCATCCGCAGGCGTCATCGCTCGCCTATTACGGGCTGCATGCCCTGCAGCACCGCGGGCAGGAAAGCGCAGGCATTTGCGCGCGCGACGAATCCGGAATATTTCGTTATCATAAAGGGATGGGTCTCGCCAAAGAAGTTTTCGACAACGACCGCCTGCGGGAATTGACCGGCGCGACGGCAATCGCCCATGTGCGCTATTCGACGGCGGGAGAAAGCAAGCTCGGCAACGCGCAGCCGTTAATTTTCAAATACCGCGCAGGCGATTTGGCGATCGCCACCAACGGCAATATTGTCAACGCCGCCCGGCTGCGCCGGGAATTCGAGCGGGAAGGTTCCATCTTCCAGACTTCCAGCGACACGGAAGTGTTGGCGCATTTGATCGCCCGCTCGCGGCATGACCATATCGTCGCCGCGGTGCGGGAGTCGCTTCAGCAGCTGATCGGCGGATTTGCCTTTTTGATCATGACGAACGACACCTTGATCGCCGCGCTTGATCCGCATGGGTTGCGCCCGTTCGTAATGGGCAAAATCGGCGACAGCACGGTATTCGCCTCGGAAACTTGCGCGTTTGACACAATCGGCGCCAGCTATGAACGCGATGTGGAACCGGGAGAAATGATCATTCTTGATAAATCGGGCATACGTTCGGAAAAATTCGCCGCGCAGGCGCGAAGGGCCACCTGCGTCATGGAGTATGTGTATTTCGCCCGCCCGGACAGCGATTTACGGCAAATCAACGTGCATGCGGCGCGCAAGCGGATGGGGAAGCAACTGGCGCTGGAGTCGTTTGTCGACGCCGATGTGGTGACAGGGGTGCCGGACTCAAGCATCTCGGCCGCAATCGGTTATGCCGAGCAGACTGGCATCCCCTACGAATTGGGCCTAATCAAAAACCGCTATGTCGGCCGCACGTTTATCCAGCCCAGCCAGGCGTTGCGCGAGCAGGGGGTCAAGATGAAACTTTCCGCCGTGCGCAAAGTGGTCGAAGGCAAACGCGTGATCATGATCGACGACTCGATCGTTCGCGGCACCACATCTTTGCGCATCGTCAATTTGCTCAGGGAAGCGGGCGCCACGGAGGTTCATGTCAGAATCACCTCCCCGCCGTTCAAATATCCGTGTCATTACGGCATCGACACGCCGACCCGCAACGAATTGATCGCGGCGGAAAAATCGGTGGAAGAAATCCGGCAGGCGATCAACGCCGATTCATTGTACTTTTTATCGAAGGAAGGCATGCTGGAAGCTATCGGCGGCACCTTGAGCGAGCCGAACCGGGGCTTATGCACCGCTTGCTTTGATGGGAACTACCCGACGGTCATACCGGTGGAAGAACGAAGCGGTGTCAAAAGAGTGTAA
- the purL gene encoding phosphoribosylformylglycinamidine synthase subunit PurL: MAQQLSAKEPTAEQIAEQRIYRQFGVSDSEYARICEHLGRKPNYTEIGVFSVMWSEHCAYKNSKPVLKTFPTKGPRVLMGPGEGAGIVDIGDNQAVVFKIESHNHPSAIEPYQGAATGVGGIIRDIFSMGARPVALLNSLRFGRLNNERVKYLFEHVVAGIAGYGNCVGIPTVGGEVMFDESYEGNPLVNAMCVGLIDHDNIQRGVASGVGNPVFYVGPATGRDGIHGATFASEELTAESEAKRPAVQVGDPFMEKLVMEACLELIASGIVVGIQDMGAAGLTCSSAEMASKAGNGMELNLDEVPQREENMTPYEMMLSESQERMLFVVKPEHEAQAKAIFARWGLHCAKVGKVTDDGRLKLIHHGEVVADMPVRALVDDCPVYEKAGKVPTYYREFADIDPSQYPEVKDLADALKKVLASPTVASKEWVFNQYDYMVRTSTAVGPGSDAAVVLVPGTEKALAMTTDGNGRFVYLDPYVGGQIAVSEAARNIVCSGGEPLAITDNLNFGSPEKPEIFWQLAQAASGISKACLALETPVIGGNVSLYNENANGAIYPTPVIGMVGLVRHTDHITTQAFKTAGDVIFLLGETKPELGGSEFQLVIHGVTEGRPPQIDLAAEKNMQQALLSAIRDGLVASAHDLSDGGLAVALAESSIGGRIGARIELNTELRHDIALFSESQSRVIVSTKPEQADKFAQAMRAKGVPVQRIGTVTGDDLEISVNGAAAVRISVAEIEKIWKDAIPCLMK, translated from the coding sequence ATGGCACAGCAGTTGTCGGCTAAGGAACCGACGGCGGAACAGATCGCCGAACAGCGCATTTACAGGCAGTTTGGCGTAAGCGACAGCGAATACGCGCGAATTTGCGAACATCTCGGCAGAAAGCCGAACTATACGGAAATCGGCGTTTTCAGCGTCATGTGGTCGGAGCATTGCGCCTATAAAAATTCCAAACCCGTGTTGAAGACGTTTCCGACCAAAGGTCCGCGGGTGCTGATGGGCCCCGGCGAAGGGGCGGGCATCGTCGATATCGGCGACAACCAGGCCGTCGTGTTTAAAATCGAAAGCCACAATCATCCGTCGGCCATTGAACCGTACCAAGGCGCGGCTACCGGCGTCGGCGGCATTATCCGCGACATTTTTTCGATGGGCGCGCGCCCGGTCGCGCTGTTGAATTCCTTGCGTTTCGGCCGGCTGAACAACGAACGGGTGAAATATTTGTTTGAGCATGTGGTGGCGGGCATCGCCGGATACGGCAACTGCGTCGGCATCCCGACCGTCGGCGGCGAAGTGATGTTTGATGAAAGCTATGAGGGCAATCCCCTGGTCAATGCCATGTGCGTGGGCCTGATCGATCATGACAACATTCAGCGCGGAGTCGCGTCGGGCGTCGGCAATCCGGTTTTTTACGTCGGTCCGGCAACCGGCCGCGACGGCATTCACGGCGCAACGTTCGCTTCGGAAGAATTGACGGCGGAATCGGAAGCAAAGCGGCCGGCGGTGCAGGTTGGCGATCCGTTCATGGAAAAGCTGGTCATGGAAGCGTGCCTGGAATTAATCGCCTCCGGCATCGTTGTCGGCATCCAGGACATGGGAGCGGCGGGGCTCACCTGTTCCAGCGCGGAAATGGCGAGCAAGGCGGGCAATGGCATGGAGTTGAACCTGGATGAAGTGCCGCAGCGCGAAGAAAACATGACTCCATATGAAATGATGCTGTCCGAGTCGCAGGAACGCATGCTGTTCGTCGTCAAACCGGAGCATGAGGCGCAGGCGAAAGCGATTTTTGCCCGTTGGGGCCTGCATTGCGCCAAAGTCGGCAAAGTGACGGACGACGGGCGGTTGAAGCTCATCCATCACGGCGAAGTGGTCGCCGACATGCCGGTGCGCGCGCTGGTGGACGACTGCCCGGTATACGAAAAGGCGGGCAAAGTGCCAACCTACTATCGGGAATTCGCAGACATCGATCCGTCGCAATATCCCGAAGTAAAAGATTTGGCGGACGCGTTAAAAAAAGTGCTGGCATCGCCTACGGTGGCGAGCAAGGAATGGGTGTTCAACCAGTACGATTACATGGTGCGCACTTCCACGGCGGTAGGTCCCGGATCGGATGCGGCCGTCGTGTTGGTGCCGGGAACCGAAAAAGCGCTCGCGATGACCACGGACGGCAACGGCCGCTTCGTGTATCTCGATCCGTACGTCGGCGGCCAGATTGCCGTCAGCGAGGCGGCGCGCAATATTGTATGCTCCGGCGGAGAGCCGCTGGCCATAACGGACAATTTGAATTTCGGCAGCCCGGAAAAGCCGGAAATTTTCTGGCAGCTTGCACAGGCGGCGTCCGGCATCAGCAAAGCTTGCCTGGCGTTGGAGACGCCGGTCATCGGCGGTAATGTCAGCCTGTACAATGAAAACGCCAACGGAGCCATTTACCCGACGCCGGTCATCGGCATGGTCGGGCTGGTCCGCCATACCGATCATATTACGACGCAAGCGTTTAAAACGGCGGGAGACGTTATTTTCCTGCTGGGCGAAACAAAGCCGGAACTGGGCGGCAGCGAGTTTCAATTGGTGATCCACGGCGTGACGGAAGGCCGTCCGCCGCAAATCGACCTTGCGGCGGAAAAGAACATGCAGCAGGCGCTTCTTTCGGCAATTCGCGACGGGTTGGTCGCTTCGGCGCACGATTTGTCCGACGGCGGTTTGGCCGTCGCTTTAGCGGAGTCAAGCATCGGCGGGCGTATCGGCGCGCGGATCGAACTAAATACCGAACTGCGCCACGATATCGCCCTTTTTTCCGAAAGCCAGTCGCGCGTGATCGTGTCCACGAAACCGGAACAGGCCGACAAGTTCGCGCAAGCCATGCGCGCAAAGGGCGTGCCGGTTCAGCGGATTGGGACCGTAACCGGCGATGATTTGGAAATAAGCGTAAACGGCGCAGCGGCTGTACGGATTTCCGTTGCGGAAATCGAAAAAATCTGGAAGGACGCGATTCCATGCCTTATGAAGTGA
- the purQ gene encoding phosphoribosylformylglycinamidine synthase subunit PurQ: MRFAVLVFPGSNCDIDCFKAVEAISQPVEYVWHETNDLRKFDAILIPGGFSYGDYLRSGAIARFAPVMHAVREAAEAGKYVLGICNGFQILLEAGLLPGAMLRNKTLKFRCHQTILRVHNNATPFTRDYAPGELIRVPIAHGEGNYYCDDKTLAVLQAQNRIVFRYTGENPNGSVDDIAGICNEKGNVVGMMPHPERAVSPILGSEDGKRMFTSVLRTWREQHGTAVVG; encoded by the coding sequence ATGAGATTCGCCGTTCTGGTTTTTCCGGGTTCCAATTGCGACATCGACTGTTTTAAAGCGGTGGAAGCCATCTCCCAACCGGTGGAATACGTTTGGCATGAGACAAACGATTTGCGCAAATTCGACGCCATCCTCATTCCCGGCGGCTTTTCGTATGGGGATTATTTGCGCAGCGGCGCGATCGCCCGGTTTGCTCCGGTGATGCACGCGGTGCGGGAGGCGGCGGAGGCGGGAAAATATGTCCTCGGCATTTGCAACGGATTTCAAATCTTGCTGGAAGCGGGGCTGTTGCCGGGCGCGATGCTGCGCAACAAGACGCTGAAATTCCGCTGCCACCAAACGATTTTGCGCGTTCATAACAATGCGACGCCGTTTACGCGCGATTATGCGCCGGGCGAGTTGATCCGCGTGCCGATTGCGCATGGCGAAGGCAACTATTACTGCGACGATAAAACGTTGGCGGTGTTGCAAGCGCAAAACCGCATTGTGTTTCGCTACACGGGGGAAAATCCGAACGGCTCGGTTGACGATATAGCCGGCATCTGCAATGAAAAAGGCAATGTGGTCGGCATGATGCCGCATCCGGAGCGGGCGGTCAGCCCCATTTTGGGTTCGGAGGACGGGAAGCGCATGTTTACTTCCGTTTTGCGGACATGGAGGGAACAACATGGCACAGCAGTTGTCGGCTAA
- the purS gene encoding phosphoribosylformylglycinamidine synthase subunit PurS: MLKATVYVTIKQGVLDPQGNAVQGALHTMGFLEVGKVRIGKYMELELDTNDRAKADERVKAMCEKLLANTVIEDYRYELHESPKGE, encoded by the coding sequence ATGTTGAAAGCAACCGTATATGTGACGATCAAGCAAGGCGTACTGGACCCGCAGGGAAACGCGGTGCAGGGAGCGTTGCACACGATGGGATTTTTGGAAGTGGGGAAAGTGCGGATCGGCAAATACATGGAACTGGAATTGGACACAAACGACCGCGCCAAAGCCGATGAGCGGGTCAAAGCCATGTGCGAAAAGCTTTTGGCCAACACGGTAATTGAAGACTACCGCTATGAACTGCATGAATCGCCGAAAGGGGAATAA
- a CDS encoding phosphoribosylaminoimidazolesuccinocarboxamide synthase, translating to MAAVTTAADLVKAPLLYKGKVRELYDLGEQYLIVVTDRISAFDYVLKPAIPDKGKVLNLISAFWFKQTAHFQPNHLIHHDASKLGSAAADPEALRDRFMVVKKARRIDMECIVRGYITGGGWRQYEQTGKVNGIELPPGLRKNAALPEPIFTPSAKNDVGHDEDIPFAEMERRIGKELAGELRERSLRLYRFAHEFCRNKGIILADSKFEFGIADGQVILIDELFTPDSSRFWAAENYALDTDIDSMDKEPVRTYLANSAWDKNSEPEPLPDEVVRATSRRYREILKRITE from the coding sequence ATGGCCGCCGTTACCACCGCCGCCGATCTGGTCAAAGCGCCGCTGTTGTACAAGGGTAAGGTGCGCGAGCTATATGATCTCGGCGAACAGTATTTGATCGTCGTCACCGACCGAATTTCGGCGTTCGATTATGTGCTGAAGCCCGCGATTCCGGATAAAGGCAAGGTGCTGAATCTGATCAGCGCGTTCTGGTTTAAGCAAACCGCGCATTTCCAGCCGAATCACCTGATCCACCATGACGCAAGCAAACTGGGGAGCGCGGCGGCGGATCCTGAAGCGCTGCGCGACCGTTTTATGGTGGTGAAAAAGGCGCGGCGCATCGATATGGAGTGCATCGTGCGCGGCTATATCACCGGCGGCGGCTGGAGACAATACGAACAGACGGGCAAGGTGAACGGCATTGAGCTTCCGCCGGGATTACGGAAAAACGCGGCGTTGCCCGAACCGATTTTTACTCCTTCGGCAAAAAACGACGTCGGTCATGACGAGGATATCCCGTTTGCGGAAATGGAACGGCGGATCGGCAAGGAGCTGGCCGGCGAGCTGCGTGAACGAAGCTTGCGCCTGTACCGGTTCGCCCATGAGTTTTGCCGTAACAAAGGCATCATTTTGGCTGACAGCAAATTTGAATTCGGCATTGCGGACGGCCAGGTTATCTTGATTGATGAATTGTTTACCCCGGACTCGTCGCGGTTTTGGGCGGCGGAAAATTACGCGCTCGATACGGACATCGACAGTATGGACAAAGAACCGGTCCGCACTTACTTGGCGAATTCGGCGTGGGACAAAAACAGCGAACCGGAACCGCTGCCTGATGAGGTTGTGCGGGCGACATCCCGCAGATACCGGGAAATTCTCAAGCGGATTACGGAATAG
- the purB gene encoding adenylosuccinate lyase: MIERYTRPEMAAIWTEENKFKAWLEVELCACEAWAELGVIPREDVQKLRRHAGFDINRIYAIEQETRHDVIAFTRAVSETLGPERKWVHYGLTSTDVVDTALGYLLKQANAILEQDLLRFIDILRNKALEHKRTVMMGRTHGVHAEPTTFGLKLALMHEEMKRNLERFRHAADGVQFGKISGAVGTYANIDPFVEQFVCAKLGITPAPISTQTLQRDRHAAYMATLALIATSLDKFATEIRGLQKSEFREVEEPFAKGQKGSSAMPHKRNPIGCENISGLARVVRGHMLSAYENVPLWHERDISHSSVERVILPDATQLLNYMLNRFGNIIRDLTVFPENMRRNMERTYGVPFSGRVLTKLIDKGLSREAAYDTVQPRAMRAWEEQTSFREILENDEVIRGLLSLEEIADCFDPAWHLKHVDTIFARLGLE, from the coding sequence ATGATCGAACGCTATACAAGGCCGGAAATGGCGGCTATCTGGACGGAAGAAAACAAATTCAAGGCCTGGCTGGAAGTGGAACTGTGCGCGTGTGAAGCGTGGGCGGAATTGGGCGTCATTCCGCGCGAGGATGTGCAAAAGCTCAGGCGGCACGCCGGCTTCGACATCAACCGCATCTATGCGATTGAACAGGAAACGCGCCATGACGTCATTGCCTTTACCCGCGCCGTTTCCGAGACGCTCGGGCCGGAGCGCAAATGGGTGCACTACGGCTTGACCTCCACCGATGTGGTGGATACGGCGTTGGGCTATTTGCTCAAGCAGGCAAACGCCATTTTGGAACAAGATTTGCTGCGTTTTATTGATATTTTGCGCAACAAAGCGTTGGAGCATAAACGGACGGTCATGATGGGACGCACGCACGGCGTGCATGCGGAACCGACCACGTTCGGATTAAAACTCGCGCTCATGCATGAAGAAATGAAGCGCAACCTGGAACGTTTCCGCCATGCCGCGGACGGCGTGCAATTCGGCAAAATATCCGGCGCGGTGGGCACGTACGCAAACATTGATCCGTTCGTGGAGCAATTCGTTTGCGCCAAACTGGGCATCACACCGGCACCGATTTCCACGCAAACGCTGCAACGGGACCGCCACGCCGCATATATGGCAACGTTGGCGCTGATCGCCACTTCGCTCGACAAATTCGCCACGGAAATTCGCGGCTTGCAAAAAAGCGAATTCCGCGAGGTGGAAGAACCGTTCGCAAAAGGGCAAAAAGGCTCGTCGGCCATGCCGCACAAGCGCAACCCGATCGGCTGCGAAAATATCTCGGGGCTTGCGCGGGTCGTCCGCGGGCATATGCTCTCCGCGTATGAAAACGTGCCGCTCTGGCACGAGCGCGACATCTCCCATTCGTCCGTGGAACGCGTCATTTTGCCTGACGCCACGCAATTGCTCAACTATATGCTGAACCGCTTCGGCAATATCATCCGGGACCTGACCGTATTCCCGGAAAATATGCGGCGCAACATGGAGCGCACTTACGGCGTGCCTTTTTCGGGGCGCGTGCTGACCAAACTGATCGACAAGGGCCTGTCGCGGGAAGCGGCTTACGACACCGTGCAGCCGCGCGCGATGCGCGCATGGGAGGAACAAACCAGCTTCCGGGAAATTCTCGAGAACGACGAGGTCATCCGCGGGCTTCTCTCCCTGGAAGAGATTGCCGACTGCTTTGACCCCGCTTGGCATTTGAAGCATGTCGACACGATTTTTGCCCGGCTGGGACTTGAATAA